The proteins below are encoded in one region of Winogradskyella helgolandensis:
- the pdxH gene encoding pyridoxamine 5'-phosphate oxidase: MNADLGNYRKSYEKGELLLNNVPENPMELFRNWFVEVDTHFNVDETNAMTISTIGLDGYPKSRVVLLKKYTHEGFIFYTNYESEKGKAILENPNVCLSFFWHSAERQIIIKGTAEKISENLSDGYFESRPRGSQLGAVVSNQSEVVANRQELETKLKDLEIKFEGKEIERPKHWGGFIIKPVELEFWQGRPNRLHDRIRYQLQEDYNWKIERLAP; encoded by the coding sequence ATGAATGCAGACTTAGGTAATTATAGAAAATCTTACGAAAAAGGAGAATTGTTATTAAATAATGTCCCTGAAAACCCTATGGAGCTATTCCGAAACTGGTTTGTAGAAGTGGATACACATTTTAATGTTGATGAAACTAATGCCATGACAATTTCGACTATTGGCTTAGATGGTTACCCAAAGAGTAGAGTAGTGCTGCTTAAAAAATACACACACGAAGGTTTTATTTTTTATACCAATTATGAAAGTGAAAAAGGAAAAGCAATATTAGAAAATCCTAATGTTTGTTTATCGTTTTTTTGGCATTCGGCAGAACGACAAATTATAATAAAAGGTACAGCTGAAAAAATTTCAGAAAACCTAAGCGATGGTTATTTTGAATCGCGGCCAAGAGGAAGTCAGTTAGGAGCTGTTGTTTCTAATCAAAGTGAAGTGGTTGCCAACAGACAAGAATTAGAAACAAAACTGAAAGACTTAGAAATTAAATTTGAAGGTAAAGAAATAGAACGCCCTAAACATTGGGGAGGATTTATAATTAAACCTGTAGAATTAGAATTTTGGCAAGGAAGGCCCAACCGACTTCACGATAGAATCCGATATCAACTTCAAGAGGACTACAATTGGAAAATTGAACGCTTGGCACCTTAG
- the pyrR gene encoding bifunctional pyr operon transcriptional regulator/uracil phosphoribosyltransferase PyrR has translation MSHKVLLNSKEVNIILHRLACQLIENHDDFSETVLIGIQPRGKFLADRLAQILTDDYKIKNIQLGHLDITFFRDDFRRGDKPLEANTTIISFIVEDKNVVFIDDVLYTGRSIRSALTAIQSFGRPKDIELLTLIDRRFSRHLPIQPNYRGRQVDAIDNQKVIVKWLENEGEDAVYLVDK, from the coding sequence ATGAGTCACAAAGTACTACTTAACTCTAAGGAAGTCAATATTATCCTTCATAGATTGGCTTGTCAACTCATTGAAAATCACGATGATTTTTCTGAAACCGTTTTAATCGGAATTCAACCAAGAGGAAAATTTTTAGCTGATCGTTTAGCTCAAATTTTAACGGACGATTATAAGATTAAGAATATTCAACTCGGACATTTAGATATCACTTTTTTTAGAGATGATTTTAGAAGAGGGGATAAACCATTAGAAGCCAACACTACTATTATAAGTTTTATTGTTGAAGACAAAAACGTCGTTTTTATAGACGATGTTTTATATACAGGTCGAAGTATCAGATCTGCACTTACAGCAATTCAATCCTTTGGAAGACCAAAAGACATTGAATTATTAACCTTAATTGATAGACGTTTTAGTAGACATTTACCTATTCAACCTAATTACAGAGGACGACAAGTAGATGCCATTGATAATCAAAAGGTAATAGTAAAGTGGCTAGAGAATGAAGGAGAAGATGCCGTTTATTTAGTAGATAAGTAA
- a CDS encoding ribonuclease Z, which yields MKLTILGCHSATPSINANPTAQVLEIKNNMFLIDCGEGTQVELRRNKVKFSRIKHIFISHLHGDHYFGLVGLVNTFSLLTRETELHIYAPKGLKEVILLQMKLSASWTKYPLIFHELSSNKSELIYEDDKVEVYTIPLKHRVYTNGFLFKEKENERKIDINLVTEANIDKAYFRKLKQGFDVENEDGVLISNAKVTKDPLPPKSYAFCSDTVYNEAIIPIIKDCTVLYHESTFLDKNEALCIPTKHSTAKQAATIAKKADVETLILGHYSTRYNSYEEFKSEAKTVFDNVLLSKDGKTFNFD from the coding sequence ATGAAATTAACTATTCTCGGCTGTCACAGTGCCACTCCCAGTATTAATGCTAATCCAACTGCTCAAGTTTTAGAGATTAAAAACAACATGTTTTTGATAGATTGCGGAGAAGGAACTCAAGTAGAATTAAGACGGAATAAGGTTAAATTTTCAAGAATTAAGCACATTTTTATTTCCCACCTTCATGGCGATCATTATTTTGGATTGGTGGGTTTGGTGAATACCTTTAGCCTTTTAACTCGTGAAACCGAACTTCATATTTATGCACCAAAAGGCTTAAAGGAAGTCATATTACTTCAAATGAAATTATCTGCAAGCTGGACGAAATATCCACTTATTTTTCATGAATTAAGTTCGAATAAATCAGAATTAATTTATGAAGATGATAAAGTTGAAGTTTATACAATTCCCTTAAAACATCGGGTTTATACGAATGGGTTTCTTTTCAAAGAGAAGGAAAATGAGCGGAAAATTGATATAAATTTAGTCACTGAAGCTAATATAGATAAGGCCTATTTTAGAAAGTTAAAACAAGGGTTTGATGTAGAAAATGAAGATGGCGTTTTAATTAGCAATGCGAAAGTAACTAAAGACCCATTGCCACCAAAAAGTTATGCATTTTGTAGTGATACGGTTTACAATGAAGCTATTATTCCTATTATAAAAGACTGTACCGTTTTGTATCATGAATCAACATTTTTAGACAAAAACGAAGCACTTTGTATACCAACAAAACACAGTACAGCAAAACAAGCTGCTACGATTGCTAAGAAAGCCGATGTAGAAACCTTAATACTTGGACATTACTCAACACGTTATAATAGTTACGAGGAATTTAAGTCCGAAGCAAAAACGGTTTTTGACAATGTTCTATTATCAAAAGATGGTAAGACCTTTAATTTTGATTAG
- a CDS encoding ribonuclease Z, giving the protein MIIDRDGNTTIITQEKVSIVDLVKKVEADYDTYKNTHLVINLTSLNKISLQDVIEFLRLSNNHRNDKKSFVLVSEKVDLNEMPDEIVVVPTMQEAFDIIEMEDIERDLDF; this is encoded by the coding sequence ATGATAATAGATAGAGATGGTAATACTACCATAATTACTCAGGAAAAGGTTTCAATTGTTGATTTAGTTAAAAAAGTTGAAGCAGATTACGATACCTATAAAAACACACACCTTGTTATTAATCTTACGAGCTTAAATAAAATTTCGTTACAAGATGTTATTGAGTTTTTGCGTCTTAGTAATAATCATCGCAATGATAAGAAATCGTTTGTATTGGTTTCTGAAAAAGTAGATTTAAACGAAATGCCAGACGAAATAGTTGTAGTGCCAACCATGCAAGAAGCTTTCGATATTATTGAAATGGAAGATATTGAGCGCGATTTAGACTTCTAA
- a CDS encoding aspartate carbamoyltransferase catalytic subunit, which yields MSELSVNHLLGIKYLTKQDIDLIFETADQFKEVINRPIKKVPSLRDITIANLFFENSTRTKLSFELAEKRLSADVINFSASQSSVKKGETLIDTVNNILSMKVDMVVMRHPNPGAGVFLSKHVNASIINAGDGAHEHPTQALLDSYSIREKLGTVKGKNVVIVGDILHSRVALSNIYALQLQGANVMVCGPKTLLPKYIKDLGVKVETNLKKALEWCDVANMLRVQNERMDISYFPSTREYTQQFGVNKELLDSLNKEIVIMHPGPINRGVEITSDVADSKQAIILNQVENGVAVRMAVIYLLASKIKQ from the coding sequence ATGAGCGAATTAAGTGTCAATCACTTATTAGGAATTAAATATCTGACCAAACAAGATATCGACCTTATTTTTGAAACTGCAGATCAATTTAAAGAGGTTATAAACAGACCCATTAAAAAAGTGCCATCGCTTAGAGATATAACTATTGCAAATCTGTTTTTCGAAAATTCTACACGTACCAAATTATCTTTTGAATTAGCGGAAAAACGACTATCTGCAGATGTTATTAATTTTTCAGCATCACAGTCGTCTGTTAAGAAAGGTGAAACACTTATAGATACGGTAAATAATATTTTATCTATGAAAGTAGATATGGTGGTGATGCGTCATCCCAATCCTGGGGCAGGTGTATTTCTTTCAAAACATGTTAACGCAAGTATAATTAATGCTGGAGATGGAGCGCACGAACATCCCACTCAGGCCTTATTGGATTCGTATTCGATTAGAGAGAAATTAGGAACCGTAAAAGGAAAAAACGTGGTTATTGTTGGAGATATTCTGCATAGTCGCGTAGCATTGTCAAACATTTATGCCTTACAATTACAAGGTGCAAATGTGATGGTTTGTGGTCCCAAAACATTATTGCCTAAATACATTAAAGACTTAGGCGTAAAAGTAGAAACCAATTTAAAAAAAGCTCTAGAATGGTGCGATGTTGCTAATATGCTTAGAGTACAGAATGAGCGCATGGATATCAGCTATTTTCCTTCGACAAGAGAATATACGCAACAATTTGGCGTTAATAAAGAACTATTAGATAGCTTAAATAAAGAGATTGTAATTATGCATCCCGGACCTATAAATAGAGGTGTAGAAATTACAAGTGATGTTGCCGATTCTAAGCAAGCCATTATCTTAAATCAAGTAGAAAATGGGGTTGCCGTTAGGATGGCGGTCATTTATTTGTTAGCTTCTAAAATAAAACAATAG